One window of Vespa velutina chromosome 2, iVesVel2.1, whole genome shotgun sequence genomic DNA carries:
- the LOC124957704 gene encoding protein KRI1 homolog — protein sequence MTMPTLFIGDNSDSDKELKVNTDYAQNYDNFRKKEELNKLKTKYGVDLNTAVSLDDEEAESDSSSSSSEEDSEGDKLNEQFDKEFYRTLARLKKKDPLIYDKKTTFFNNVEDQANEAEKNEEKKKKKKEKVMFLRDYERKIITEREGKYSDTEDEIEIEQKKDPTYTEEERLLKESFKKVFNDEDEDTELLKPKEKSETEKQQEEEAYKEWLKGQQKDIDPKEQEELKSLRDFWTDPKLDPNEKFLRDYVLNQKFLNKESSIEDLNYNEMVHDSDENLSEDENQINKQEEFEHKYNFRFEEPDQEFIKRYPRTMESSLRKKDTRRAQKRVELKKRKQEEKIRKKEELKQLKALKRKEIEEKIEKLKEITGNDDIHFNDIDLEGDFDPAEHDRKMTEIFDEEYYAVPEDDIKPEFPDIDEELGVDKNWDDFDPHVDEIVDNEYDTPHCEDPDFNMDADYDGTQNFQSELMEGTKKKKRRRRTRFAEIIAKEKPKFDPMKHPSYEEYFDQYYGLDYEDVIGDLPCRFKYRKVVPNDYGLTVEEILTADDKELNKWCSLKKALQYKPEHVEQTHVKEYQRKAQNEALKRKILKSLYAPEEPEISNESDETKTNETKTKRRRKKKNSIISNDVTPNNIHLEDTKNNNDDTVQILVNENVETKEITKVLHEDENTTVTNITESKNNKKRKRKKKEYSNEIESKKIKTNDNVYNNLIKGIKNVQQNAVEKMEIDSKIDKKHVEKTVSNAKTISNEFNSNKKHTIQKTKKSKIGKKKFKKNKKDEPNSQIAALDASRLKMYGINAKKLKNKLKYGKQKL from the exons atgaCAATGCCAACATTGTTTATTGGTGATAATTCCGACTCTGATAAAGAGTTAAAAGTAAATACGGATTATGCTCagaattatgataattttcgtaaaaaggaagaacttaATAAGT TGAAAACAAAGTATGGTGTAGATTTGAATACTGCTGTAAGTTTAGATGATGAAGAAGCAGAATCCGATTCTAGTTCCAGTTCTTCTGAAGAAGATAGCGAAGGAGAT aaattaaatgaacaatTCGATAAAGAATTCTATAGAACGTTAGctcgtttaaagaaaaaagatcctcttatttatgataaaaagacaacattttttaataacgtaGAAGATCAAGCAAATGaagcagaaaaaaatgaagaaaagaaaaagaagaaaaaggaaaaagttatGTTCCTAAGAGACTATGAACGGAAAATCATAactgaaagagaaggaaaatacaGTGATACTGAAGATGAAATTGAGATAGAACAGAAGAAAGATCCAACATATACAGAGGAGGAACGTTTACTTAAAGAAAGTTTTAAGAAAGTATTtaatgatgaagatgaagatacTGAGCTCTTAAAgccaaaggaaaaaagtgaaacAGAGAAACAGCag GAAGAAGAAGCTTATAAAGAATGGTTAAAAGGACAACAAAAGGATATCGATCctaaagaacaagaagaattGAAATCATTGCGTGATTTTTGGACTGATCCTAAATTAGATCCAAATGAAAAGTTTTTACGAGATTATGTGCTTAatcagaaatttttaaataaagaatctTCTATTgaagatttaaattataatgaaatggTTCATGACAGTGATGAAAATTTGTCAGAAgatgaaaatcaaataaataagcaAGAAGAATTTGAACATAAATACAATTTCAGGTTTGAAGAACCTGAtcaagaatttattaaaag atatccACGGACAATGGAGAGCTCACTTAGGAAAAAAGATACTCGCAGAGCACAAAAGAGagtagaattgaaaaaaagaaaacaagaagaaaaaatacgtaAGAAGGAGGAATTGAAACAATTAAAGgcattaaaaaggaaagaaatagaagagaaaatagaaaaacttaAAGAAATAACAG GAAATGatgatatacattttaatgatATCGATTTGGAAGGAGATTTTGATCCAGCAGAACATGATCGAAAGATGACAGAGATTTTTGATGAAGAATATTATGCTGTACCAGAAGATGATATAAAGCCTGAATTTCCAGATATTGATGAAGAATTAGGGGTTGATAAAAATTGGGACGATTTTGATCCCCATGTTGATGAAATTGTTGATAATGAATATGATACACCACATTGTGAAGATCCAGACTTCAAT ATGGATGCAGATTACGATGGGACACAGAACTTCCAATCAGAATTAATGGAAgggacgaaaaagaaaaaacgaagaagacgtACTAGATTTGCTGAAATTAtagcaaaagaaaaaccaaaattTGATCCAATGAAACATCCATCCTATGAGGAATACTTTGATCAATATTATGGATTAGATTATGAGGATGTAATTGGTGATCTACCATGTAGATTTAAATATAGGAAAGTTGTTCCAAATGACTATGGTTTAACAGTTGAAGAG atattaacGGCTGATGATAAAGAATTAAACAAATGGTGTTCATTGAAAAAAGCTTTACAGTATAAGCCTGAACACGTAGAACAAACGCATGTCAAGGAATATCAGCGAAAGGCTCAGAATGAGGCACTAAAACGAAAAATACTTAAAAGTTTATATGC TCCTGAAGAGCCCGAAATATCTAATGAAAGTGATGaaacgaaaacgaacgaaacaaaaacgaaacgtcgacgtaaaaagaagaattctattatatctaaCGATGTTACAcctaataatattcatttggaagatacgaaaaataataatgacgatactGTTCAAATATTAGTTAACGAAAATgtggaaacgaaagaaattacGAAAGTATTACATGAAGATGAAAATACGACAGTTACCAATATTACagaatcgaaaaataataaaaagcgaaagcgaaagaaaaaagaatattccaatgaaattgaatccaagaaaataaaaacaaatgataacgtttacaataatttaataaaaggtattaaaaatgttcaacAGAATGCTGtcgaaaaaatggaaatagatTCGAAGATCGATAAGAAACATGTTGAAAAAACGGTATCAAATGCAAAGACAATttctaatgaatttaattcgaataaaaaacatactattcagaaaacaaagaaatccaaaataggtaaaaagaaatttaaaaagaataaaaaagacgaGCCAAATAGTCAAATAGCTGCATTGGATGCATCTAGATTGAAAATGTATGGAATAAAtgcgaagaaattaaaaaacaaattaaaatatggaaaacagaaattataa
- the LOC124957940 gene encoding putative gustatory receptor 28b has protein sequence MLYYSSLHATKTGDIICELYEPSSSKEFRAEIRDFTLQLIQNPLTFTTCGFFYLDHTLIRNVISSVTTYLIILIQVGNVPQQVFIEDLNLSAKSKV, from the exons atgttatattattcttctttacaTGCGACTAAAACCGGAGACATCATCTGTGAATTGTATGAACCATCATCCAGCAAGGAATTTCGTGCTGAG ATTCGTGACTTCACTCTACAACTTATTCAAAATCCATTGACTTTTACAACCTGCggttttttttatctcgaccATACATTGATACGTAAT GTGATCAGTTCCGTCACAACTTATCTCATTATTCTCATTCAAGTTGGAAACGTACCACAACAAGTTTTCATTGAAGATTTGAATTTATCAGCTAAATCAAAGGTTTAA